A single region of the Helicobacter colisuis genome encodes:
- the fliN gene encoding flagellar motor switch protein FliN produces the protein MPADEFTLAKIQAPKQEDLARYLEGIINNYGGLLDMKVSFHAELGSAKIPLLEILRFEKGSIIDLQKPAGESVEIYINGRIVGKGEVMVYEKNLAIRVNEILDSNAIIYYLTRESISAV, from the coding sequence ATGCCAGCAGATGAATTTACTTTAGCCAAGATACAAGCGCCAAAACAAGAAGATTTAGCTCGTTATCTTGAAGGAATCATAAATAACTATGGCGGATTGCTAGATATGAAAGTATCCTTTCATGCCGAGCTTGGATCTGCAAAGATTCCACTCTTAGAGATTCTACGCTTTGAAAAAGGCTCTATTATTGATTTGCAAAAACCAGCAGGAGAGAGTGTAGAGATTTATATTAATGGCAGAATCGTAGGCAAAGGTGAAGTTATGGTTTATGAAAAGAATCTTGCTATTAGGGTAAATGAAATTTTAGATTCTAATGCCATTATTTATTATCTCACAAGAGAAAGTATTAGCGCGGTATGA